The Tolypothrix sp. PCC 7712 region TACTAATAAAATTAGGGGTGAATCTACTACAGTTTCTTCACAGGTGGAATTTAGCTCAGGTGATGAGTTTACTGGCTCAAAAGAAGATTCCCAGAGATTGCTACAGGGTAAATCAACAGTAAAGCAACTTCCTACACCTAGTTCACTACTCACCCCTACTTTACCGCTATGTAATTCTACAATCCGCTTGGCGAGCGCTAGTCCTAATCCTGTACCAGTGTATTGACGGTTTAAAGCACTATCAATTTGGATGAAGGGTTTAAATAATTTTTTGATATTTTCTGGGGCAATCCCAATACCTGTATCAATGATGGCAATGCGAATGAAACTTGTGAGGGATATATTTTCTACTTCTGGGATGAGTTGTTGACGACTCACTTCTAAGGTAATTCGCCCGCCTTCTGGTGTGAATTTTACAGCATTATTGAGGAGGTTAATCAAAACTTGGCGGATGCGTCGTTCATCGAGCAACAGTTTTGGTAGTTGTGGCGGAATTTTTACTTCTAACTGAATGCGTTTTTGTCCGGCTTGTTGTTTAATGAACGCTAAACTGGATTCGCAAAGTTTACGCATAGCTATGGGAGCATATTCTAATTGTAGCTGCCCTGCTTCAATTTTAGATAAGTCTAAGATGTCGTTAATTAATTCTAATAGATGTTCTCCACTGCGTTCAATGGTTTGCAAACTCTGCCTTTGCCTATCATTAATTGTGCCTAATATCTCGTCTTGCAACACTTCCGACATACCCAAAATGGCATTGAGGGGGGTGCGTAGCTCATGACTCATGTTGGCCAGAAATTCATCTTTGAGGCGGGTAGCACGGGCGAGTTCGGTATTGGAAGTAGCAAGTTGTTCGTTTGTGAGGTAGAGTTGAGCTTCTGCTAGTTTGCGTGCAGTGACATCGCGATCCATGCCGCGATAACCGCGAAATTCTTTGTTGGCATCAAAAATAGGAACTCCGCTCGTTTCTAAAGTCACTAAGCGTCCATCTTTATGGTAATTAGTGTTTTCTAAACATTGAAAAGGAACTTGTAGAGAGATAAATTTTATTAACTCCTGGGATACTCTTTGTGCTTCTGCTTGTGGCATTAAATCAAATGGAGTTTTGCCGATAAATTCCTCTGGAGAATATCCTAAAAGATTGATAATTTGCGGACTCACATAGGTGTAATAACCAAACTCATTTGTTTCCCATACACAATCACTAGATGTCTCTACAAGGTTCTGAAAGCGTTCTTTGCTGTGCTGAAGTTCCAATTCTAATTGTTTGATGGCAGTAATATTTCTGGCTGTACCTACCAGGGCATACACTTCTCCATTGTCACGTTTTAAGGGAACTTTAATAGTATCAAAAGTATTAATTCTACCTAAAAAATTCAGAGTTTCTTGGATGCGTAACAATTTTCCCGAGTTAAATACTTGCTGATTTTTCTGGACAAAATATTCTAATTTTTGGTCTGGAAACAGTTCAAATAAAGTTTTTCCTTCTATTTGCTCATGAGGTTGCTGAAATAATTCTTGAGCAAAACTATCGTTACAATAAATAATTCGCATGTCCTGACGATCTATGACAAATAAATAGTCGGGAATCGCATCAATAATAGCTCGTAATTCGGCGGTACGCTGGGTAACTTCTTCTTCTAAAGTTTGATTTTGTTGTTCTAAAATTTCTAGCAGGCGATCGCGCTCTTGTTCTGTTTGTTTACGCTCTGTAATATCTTCCCCAATGGCTCCAATACGATAAATATTCCCAGCCATATCTTTGATGGGAAAGCATCTGCCCCAAACCCACCGAATTGAGCCATCCGGGCGAATGATGCGGTACTCTTCACTAAAGAATCCCTTGCCTCTTGCGGTTTCATAGGCAGCAGCAATGCGCGGTACATCATCTGGGTGCATTGCAGCCATCCAGGAGTCAGGATTTGCATACAAGCTTTCTCTGGGTCGCCCCCAGACTTGCTCATAAGTCAGGTTGGCATAAAGTAACTCTCCCGAGTCAACCTGACGTAATAACATGACTTGGCGGCTGTTTTCGGCAAACTGACGGAATTTCTCTTCACTATCCCGCAGTGCATTCTCAGATTTTTTGCGTTCGGTGATGTTTTGCGTCATGACGATACCCGCAATGACATTACCCTGTTCATCTCGCACCGGAATATGATGTATGAGGTAAAATTTATCTTGATCGGGAACTTCTGCGATCGCAGATTCCCCAGCTAGTGCTTTTTGAAATAGCGGCACAAATGTTTCACATACTTCCGGAGGAAAGATTTCCCAAATTGTTTTTCCTTCCATTGTTGCTTTGCTCAAACCTGATCTAGCAAGTTCTAAGCCTCCTATTAGTAAGTAGCGCAGGTCATGATCAAATAGCGCCACTGTACCATTAGGAAAGTTATCTACTAGGGTGCGATAAAGTTGTTGGCTGCGGCGCAAAGCTACTTCTGCTTGTTTGCTGGGAGTGATATTAGTAATTGTGCCGAGATAACCAATCACCTTTCCCTCTGGATCTGTTTCGGGTACAGCTTGCCCAAATACCCAAGTTTCACTGCCATCAAGTTGCACAAACCGATATTCTAAACACAACCTTTCGCCTGTTTGAATCAGGCGATGCCATTGGGACTCAACTAATTCTCTATCTTCTGGGTGCAAAGCTACTAGCCATCCGCACCCTAAAGCTTCTTGGCGAGTTAAGCCTGTTTCCTGACACCAGCGTTCATTGACATACAAACAATTTCCTTGAGCATCTGCACGGTAAATGCCAACGGGGGCGGATGCGGCTAGGGTGGCGTAGCGTCGTTCGCTTTCTTGTAATGCTTGCTCAATTTCCTTGCGTTCTGTAATGTCTTCATAGCTGGCGACAACGCCAATAATTTCACCCTCAGCGTTGTGTAATGGTATTTTATTAGTGCGTAACCATCTGTGAAGATTACCAACTTTGGTTAATGGTTCTTCAATATTAAATTTAGGCTGACCAGATTCCATGACGAGGCGATCATCTGCTTGATAAAGTGCTGCTTGCTCTCGCCATACCATCTCAAAGTCTGTTTTGCCAATAATTTCTTGAATAGATGAATGTCCGCTATCTAAAAGTAATTGGCGGTTGCATCCCATGTAGCGGCAGTTTCTATCTTTCCAAAAGATAGCTATGGGTAGGCTATCCATGACGACTTGCAAGAGAATTTGGTTTTCTTGGAGTGCCTTTTGTGCTTTTTTGTGTTCGCTAATATCTCGTCCTTCAGGAATTAACATAATTACTTTTCCTGATTCATCTTTCACCGGACGAATAGAAAAGTCTATGGTGACTATTTGATTATCTGCATTCAAAATTTCTACTTCGTAGCGGATAAATTCACCTTGGGCGGCAAGTGCGATCGCTTGCTTTAAATTGTTCTCTTCTGTAGGAGCAACTGTCAACCAGTTGATTTCCCACAAGGGGCGATTGATCACATCTTCTAATTGCAATCCCCGAAAATCTAAAGCTGTTTGGTTGACCTCAAGTACAATTCCTGCAGTTGTTAATAGCCCTGCAAATTGAAAACTATGATTGAAAATAGCCCGAAATCTTTGTTCGCTCGCTTGCAATTGCTCTGTTCGCTCTTTTACCTTTTGTTCTAAAGATTTGTTGAGATTTTGCAGTTTTTCATACAGTTCTGCTTGTTGGATGCCTACAGCTAGCTGCACAGCCAGTTGCTGAAGTAAATCTAGTTCATTTGTTTGCCACTGGCGAGTATTACTACACTGATGAGCAATTAGTAACCCCCAAAGTTGATTTGTCGGATCTCCCTGGTTTTGTGCTTCTGTATTCAGCAAAATGGGTACAACCAGATTAGCTTTAACTGCTAATTGCTCTAATAATTCGATATGGCAAGCTGTGAATTCAGCATCATGAATATCAGAAATTGCTCTAATTTTGCCATCACCATAGGCTAGTATCTGACTTTCTCGAAAGCAAGGGTCGTTGATATGGTGGTTGAGAGCACTTTTCCACGGGGGTAGTACTGATTCAGCAGAGATTTTGCCATTGTTCTCACAGTCAAACTGGTAGACAATTACCCGATCTGCTCCCAGAAATTCTCGCACCTCTTGCACGGCTGTTGCTAAAATTTTCTCTAAGCGTAAAAACTGACGGATGCGGAGTAGCATTTGTGCTAACAACAGTTTTTGTTGCTCCTGCATCTGAATCTGCCGCTTGAGTTGAGTTTTCTCTAATACGGTATGAATGGCACGGCAGAATCCAGTTTGGGTAAGTTTTTCCTTGATTAAATAGTCACAAGCACCACTTTTGATGGCTTGGGCTGCGATCGCACTATCTAAGAGCCCTGTTAACATCATTGCTGGTAGTTGGAAAATATCAAATTTTAGCCGTAACTTGTTGAGCAATTCTAAGCCATCTATATCTGGCAATCGATAGTCTATTAGTATTAAATCTGGCTGGTTCTGCCCTAGGTAGCTCCATGCTTCTAATCCTGTCTCCACCTCAACTACATCATAGGTGGCAGTTGTATCCTGTTTTAAGTAACTACGGTATAAAGCCCTATCTTCTGGAGAATCTTCCAGAATCAAAATTGAGTAGTGGGAGATTAACATGGATAATTTTATTTATGTAATTACACTTAATTGGATTAGTTAAAAACGTGGAACACAATGTGTATGTCGGTAATCTTATCTGCAATTAGAGGTTATTTGATAGATAAAAAGCTAAGAATTTATTGAGTTAAATTTTTGTGCGAAATTTTACAATTATTCAATAAATATATTGCATATTGTTGAGAATAAAAACCACAGTAAATAAAAAACTCCACCCACAAGGGGATGGAGTTTTTGGGCATGGGGAATAGGGCATAGGGCATAGCAAAGAGTTACCAATGCCCAATGACGGCAGTTGCTTTAAGCCGGGAAACCCGTCCAACGCACTGCCTCCCCAATGCCCCAAGTCGGCGGGGCGCGCACCCTACGCACCCACAAAGGATGGAGTTTCCCGCCGACTTCTGATGAATTGAGCGATGGCTGCGCCAACGCCAAGGGCGAACGCATATCTCCTTTGTCATCTAAATTCTCTTGTTGAAAATAGATGTAAACATAGGGGTTTGCAATTATTCTCTACCGAAGGTAACAAAAGAAGAATTGCAGATGCGTGCCTCTCCAAAGAATTTATCGGTTGCAAATATGATTTGACTATAAGTGATATTTTTTATACAAAATGAGGGCAGGCAAGATGCATTGGTGTCAACTGAACGTGAAACCCGCTCTTGTGCAAGGTTTCGCCCTCACCCCCAGCCCCTCTCCCACAGGGAGAGGGGAGCAAGAGATTTAGTTCCCCTTCTCCTCGGGGAGAAGGGGTTAGGGGATGAGGGCGCGAGGTATTTGTACAACGCCCGCCCTTTTCCCCAAAACCGATTTTGAGTGCAAAACAGCTTAATTTTTCGCTGCTGGTGTTTTGCCATTGCCGTTGTTATTCACACTCGCAATCAATGACGTAGGCTGAGAATTAGTAGCTGAAGACTCACTTTTTGTTAGCCGGCGGCGCTGGTTTTTCGGTACTCCTCCAGCTTGGCCATACTCGACACTGCTTTTGCCAAATTTTGTGGCTACTCCCAATAGTATCAGCTCTGTCATGTCTCCTAATTCTTGCTCGATTTGTAGCATTTCCCGGTATAACCCATCCAAGTTAGAAAGGGCTGTGTTGTATGCATATTCTTGAGTTTGCATTCTCTCAATGAGACTGCGAAAGCCAGGTAAAGTCAGTCCATTGCCGACATCTAAATTTGGATCGATGGAGTTCATGCTAGCCGCACGACGCACAGCTCTTTCTAATACTTTCGAGCTTCTTTTTTGACGAGCCATATTCTACACTTTGTTTTTCAGTATGGTTACTAACCTTTACCTTAAAAAACTTATGTATCAATTAGCCTGAGAAAATTTCGGCAAATCTGCAATAATTTTTGCTACAATAAAATTTCTGTAATAAGTAAGTGAATTCCTAATATCAGATGGCAAATAAGTAAATTAAGAATGTAATTTGCCGATAACTTGCGGAAAACACCAAAATGAGTGCGCGATTTACCGAAATGAGCAGGCTTTAAGGCTTTTTGAGAACTTATTAAGGCTTTTTAGCTGCTTAAAACAATAAAACGAGTGCGCGATTTACTACAATGAGTAGGCGTTAAGGCTTTTTGAGAACTTGTTCAGGCTTAACGCTTGCGTAAAATACCAAAAGGAGCAGGCGTTAAGGCTTTTTAAGCACTCGTTAAGGCTTTTTGAGTAGGGAAAATGGCTTTTTGCCTACTAAAATCAGCTTGATGTATTTTTTAATTGAAGAATCGCCCTCAATACTTCTCCATTAAGGATTTTCAACTCTTAATTTGGTTTGGGGAAAGGGTTAAAGGGAAAGGGTTCAAGGGGAAGGGGAAAATACAAAACCTTTCCCCCTTCCCCCTTCCCCTTTCCCCCATTTTTTTCACCCCCTCCCCACCAAGCTAGCGACGACTGTGGCTAACTCTGCTGGTTCGATGGGTTTGGGTAAATGTAACTGATAACCTTCTTGAATGGCGCGCCTTCTATCCTCAGCCCTGGCGTAGGCGGTGAGGGCGGCGGCGGGGATATTTCCGCCTTGTTCTGGGGGGAGCGATCGCACTTTGCGGATGAAGGAGTAGCCGTCTTCCTTTGGCATCCCAATATCGCTGACAATCACATCGGGTTGCCATTGGCTAATTAGCTGCATTGCTTCTGGGGCGGATGCGGCGGTTTGGACTTCGGCTTGCACTTGTTGCAGTACGGTGGCAATAAATTCGCGGCTATCTTCTTCGTCGTCTACAATCAGGACGCGTATACCAGCTAGGGAGGCGTTGAGGAGTAAGCTGGAATCGGCTTCGCTGCTGGGAGGTAAACAAATATCTCCTTTAGCTGTTGACAAAAGTGGCAATTTAACAGTAAAAGTTGCCCCTTGCTGTTCCCCTGGGCTATCAACTTGGACTGTACCACCATGCAGCTCGACTAAATGACGGACGATGGCTAATCCTAGCCCTAATCCGCCATGCATTCTGGTACTGGAACTGTCAGCTTGGCGGAAGCGATCGAATACGTAGGGGAGAAATTCAGCACTAATGCCTATTCCGGTGTCAATTACCTGAATTTGGGCGTAACTAGTGAAATTACCTTGGAATTTCTCCTCAATTTTACCTAGCTTGATGTCTACCTGACCGCCAGGAGCGGTAAATTTGATGGCGTTGGAGAGCAAATTCCAGATAATTTGTTGTAAACGTTCCGCATCCCCAGATACTAAAAATTCTGCATCCAGCTTTGGCACTGCGCTCAATTCGCTGAGGCTATAGGTTTTGCTGCTATTTTCTTGGATGGTAAAGTGCAAATTGATGTCTTTGGCTTGGGCGGCGAGGCTGAGAGTTTCTAAGCCTGATTTAATGATGGTAATCAGATTGCAAGTCGCAACTGTGAGGCGCAATTTACCTCTAATCATGCGGGAAATATCCAGCAAGTCTTCAATTAGCTGGGTTTGCGCCTTGGCGTTGCGTTCGATGGTTTCTAAGGCTTTGGCTGTTTGCGTGGGGTTGAGGTTGCGGGAACGCAGCAATTGTGCCCAACCGAGGATAGCATTGAGGGGCGATCGCAATTCGTGGGACAATATCGCCAAGAATTCATCCTTCATGCGGTTGGCTTCTTGTAATTGCTCGGTTTGTTGCTGTAAGGAACTAATTAACCTGGCGCGTTCCATAGCGATCGCAATTTGATCGCATACTGCTTGCATCATGCCTTTTTGATTTTCTGTGAAGCGGGTGCGGGTACGGGAACCAAAGGATAGGGTTCCTAAAGGTTGTCCTTGAGCCATTAAGGGGTAACTAAAGTAAGCTTTAATCCCGAGGGCGCGAATTAATTCTGTTTTGGGATCGGTTGATGCTTGGACGTTCTCTAATGCTGTTTGACAACGGGTTTGGGCGGTAGTGCCGCATACGGCTGCACCTATGGCTAGATATTCTATTTCCTTGGTTAGTTCTGGGGAAATGCCTGTGGATGAAGCGAGACGCATGACCCCAGAGTTATCTTCAATTAAATAATTCAGGTATAAATCTAAGTTAATTTGCTCGGCAATTTTGCGGAATAAACTATCTACCAAAGCTACAGGGTTTTGGCTAGATAGCAATTCATTGGCGGTATGAAATAGTAACTTCAGCCGTTGATTATTAATCGATAAGGCTTTTTCTACATCCTTAATATTGGTAATATCTTGGAAAACTAATAAACAGGTGGCAGGATAACCATGCATTGCTGGCATAGTATCGGCATATACTAGTAGGGAACGCACACCTTGGCTGGTATGCCAGTCTACTTCCAAACCATGCAAACGTTCGCCCCTAGCAACGCGTACCCCTGGCATTTGCTCATTAGGAATGCGATCGCCATTGGCATCGGTAAAATGGTAATATTGATCGTATTCTGATACTGGGATACCCTTGGGAAATTCGCCCCCAGCTAGTTCATCAGCCGCACGATTGGCGAAGGTAACTTTTGCTGTCCCCGGTTCAATAAATAGCAATGGCCTGGGCATGAGGTTGAGTACATCTTCTAGCCATCTTTGCTGATTTCGCAGCACCTGGGCGTTTTGCTTGCGTTCTGTAATATCTAAAAATGCCCCAATGCAGCCTCTAGTATTACCATCTTCGTCAAATAGAGGTGCTACATACTCCACTAACGTCAAACTTGTACCATCTTCCTGGACAATATCAAATTCATAATCCAGTACTTCTACACCGTGAATTGTGCAGTACTGCATCGGCAGTTCTTCGATGGGAACTTCTTTACCTTCGCGGTAAATTTTAAAACCCGGTTTTTCGCCTATTGGGGCAATTAAGGAGGCGTTGTTATCTGGGGAAATTCCCAATTTTTTGGCGAAAGCTGGGTTAGCTTTGATGTTGCGGCACTCTGAATCTTCAGCAATGCCAATACCTATGGGAATGACATCAAGTAACGTCTGTAACTCAGTGACGCGGCGCTGAAGATTTTTATTGAGTTCTACTATTTGTTCCCTAGCTTGTTGGCGTTCGCTTAAATTAATAATAAATGCCACAGCTTCTTCACGGTTTTCTCCTGTGAGTACAAAACCGACAAATACCGGAATCAAACTCCCATCTTTGCGGATATATGCTTTTTCGTATGGCGTACAAGCACCGTTAGCATTGGCTTTGGCTTCGGCGATACTTTGCTCATCTAAATGCAGATATTCTGGGGGTGTGATCTGACTCCAACTAATTCTCCCAGCTAATAAATCTGCTCGCGTGTAACCAACCATCGCCAAAAATTCGTCGTTCGCCTGTTGGATACCGCCATAAATATCGCCAAACAAAATCCCAATGACATTTGCGTCGAAAAAGCTTTTGAGTTTTTCTTCGTAAAATTTGAGTTCACCTTGAACGCGATCGCGCTGACGACTGAGGCGTTCCACAACAATTGCACTTTGCCAGATTAAAATCACAAAAATTACCATAATAATTATGGCAAACAGCGATATAGCAAAGGCCGTATCATAACCGCCAGCTTTTTGTCCCTGAACAATTAACCACCCCAGTAAAAAAGGTACTGCGATCGCCGCCAATAATAACCGCCGGGACAATAAACCACTGTCGGTATTGCTTGTGATTACTCGCATTAATCCTTGGTTTGGATGTGTCCACATTATTCCCAGACACAGCACCAGAAATGTCAGTGCTGTGTGTATCGCCATTGAGGTTGTGTAACGGGTTCCATATAAAATGTTGACTTGATAGGCATAGCCAATTACCGCCTGGAGAGAAATTAAACCGGCTATGAGGGCGAGAATTTGGGCATACCAATAGCTACGATGGGTTTTTTGATGCACCAACAACTCTAATGCTCTCCCAATGAGCATAAAGTCGAGTGCAGTGTTAAACCCCATTCTCCCTGGATGCAATGTCAATACAGCATGGGGTGAATCACGGAATAAAAACTCGTCAATTCCCAGATTTCCCCCAAATACATATTCCAAAACTGTTAAGAAACCAATTAACGTGACTGCTACCGTACACAGCCGAAAACACCAGTGGTAGAAGGTGCGATGCTGAACACCTTGATTGAGATTTAATTTCTGGGCTAACCACAGCGACACACCAGATAGGATTAAACCTAAGGCTGTATTAGCCTTCATCGTGACTATATTGCCATGACAGCCACATTTGAGAAATTCAATGTCAAAACTCCAACCAACGAGTACAAATACACCTACCAAAATGGCGATCGCACTGCTTACTTGTACTATTAAAGAGTTAAGGGCATCTGGAGTGAGAACTTGCAAACGCAAGCGGTTTACTTGTAACACGTAATTCGTAATTCGTAATTCGTAATTCGGAGTTCGTAATTAAGAAACTATTTAGAGTTTTTACTCTATCCCTGTGTGGAATGCAATTACGAATTTTTCATGTTGTCTTGGGGTTAACATTACTAGTGATACATGCTATAGGTAGTTGACGCATTTTTTCATCTACCTATATGCATATTTTATTATTTCAGAGGTAGGACAAAAGAATTTTAAATTTTAAGAAATCTATACTGAGATAGATTTTAGGAAATAATTTGAAAATGGGCATGGGGCATTGGGGAGGCAGTGCGTTGAACGGGTTTCCCGGCTTAAAGCAACTGCCGTCATTGGGCATAGAGAGAGAAAGATAGTCTTAAGTAGGGTGTGTTACAGCTATGAAAGAATTTGGGACACAGCGACAATGAAATTTAGCCGTAACGCACGCCGCATTGATGGTGCGTTAGGCTTGCTTGATCAATCTTCTCTAAGCACCAATCTCTGAGAATTCCCAGCGATAACTTCCCCCATCATCAGTAAAGTATTTCTCGCCCACTCCCACTAGTTCCACAATCACTTCTCGCTGTGGTTGTGCCCAATTTCCTTCGCGTTGATTAATTTCGACAACTATTTGATTTGCTTGTGTAGATACAGTTATCCTTCTTAAGGAAAAATTCTGATTTTCCCCATCGTTTTTACCATCATCTTCAAACAAAATATATTCATTATTTCCAGGCCAAATACGTAAATGTAATTCGTTAATTGGCTGTTCATCTACATATTGCGTTACTGGTTGCATCGGAATAATTGCACCACCCCGGACAAACAGTGGCATTTTTTCCCAAGGTGCATGGGTAAGAATATGGGTAGGGCCTTGATAACGCTCATTACTCCACCAGTCATACCAAGTACCAGCAGGTAAATAAACAGCGCGATATTCCACACCCGGTCGATAAATTGGTGCCGCCATTAAAGAAGCACCCAGCAAAACCTGATCGTAAAGCTTGTAGGTTGTGCGATCGCACGCAAAATGATAAAGTAAGGGTCTTAGAATCGGAGCGCCTGTCTGTGCCGCTTCCCAAAAAAGATTGTAGATATAAGGCAATAGTTGATAACGCAGATTAATATATTCTCGACAAATATTTTCTGTGCGATCGCCAAATACCCAAGGCTCATGACGCGCCGTAGACATCGCCGAATGTCCCCGCATCAGGGGGTACAACATCCCCACCTGCATCCACCGCGCGAACAACTCCGCCGTCGCATTCCCCGCAAACCCCCCAATATCGCAACCCACAAACCCCACACCCGAAAGCCCCATATTACAGAGCATCGGTAGCGACATTTCCAAATGTTCCCACAACGATTGGTTATCCCCCATCCACACCGCAGACCAACGCTGCACACCCGCATAACCCGAACGCGTCAACACAAACGAACGCTCATTTTGCCGATGACGCTGCAACCCCTCAGCACAAGCCCTCGCCATCATCAACCCATACAAATTATGCACCTCTAAATGAGTTACATCAATTTTAGATTGTGGATTTTGGATTTTGGATTGAAAATTCTCCCTTTTATCCCCTTGTCCCCTTGTCCCCTCATCCCCCTCATCTCCCTCATCCCCCTCATCCCCCTCATCCCCAGTCCCCAATCCCCCCTGCGGCGCATCCAACGGAAACCAAATCTTCTCCCCCCCATCCCCAAAGGGACGATTATCGATAGCAGGTTCATTCATATCATTCCAAATCCCTGCTATGCCGATATCAGTCAGACTTTTTTGTAAATCCCCCCACCACTGACGCACATCGGAACGTAAAAAATCGGGAAAAACTGCTTTCTCCGGCCAAACATAGCCGTGAAACAACCTACCATCAGCTTTACGGACAAAATAATCGTGATTTATCC contains the following coding sequences:
- a CDS encoding glycoside hydrolase family 31 protein, translated to MPQYFGKLPTTNQPWTAIGNVQGVNWSNRNIDFDCGNSRLRISILAPNLLRVRLAPTGEFIPRRSWAVVLDDSQWPIFPFEVQDTEAAVEITTEQIRVCVQKQESCIVCFDKANRPFAQDNLDMGMGWRLGAVAAWKQIAADEHFYGFGERTGFLDKLSEVKTNWTTDALDYDALTDEMYQAIPFFMALRPDVGYGIFFNTTFWSQFDIGAEKPGVWKMETRGGELDYYMIYGPEPANILRTYTQLTGRMPLPPKWALGYHQCRWSYESETVVRELAREFRQRQIPCDVIHLDIDYMRGYRVFTWSPQRFPNPAKLVRDLAQDGFKTVTIIDPGVKYEPEANYHVFDQGINHDYFVRKADGRLFHGYVWPEKAVFPDFLRSDVRQWWGDLQKSLTDIGIAGIWNDMNEPAIDNRPFGDGGEKIWFPLDAPQGGLGTGDEGDEGDEGDEGDEGTRGQGDKRENFQSKIQNPQSKIDVTHLEVHNLYGLMMARACAEGLQRHRQNERSFVLTRSGYAGVQRWSAVWMGDNQSLWEHLEMSLPMLCNMGLSGVGFVGCDIGGFAGNATAELFARWMQVGMLYPLMRGHSAMSTARHEPWVFGDRTENICREYINLRYQLLPYIYNLFWEAAQTGAPILRPLLYHFACDRTTYKLYDQVLLGASLMAAPIYRPGVEYRAVYLPAGTWYDWWSNERYQGPTHILTHAPWEKMPLFVRGGAIIPMQPVTQYVDEQPINELHLRIWPGNNEYILFEDDGKNDGENQNFSLRRITVSTQANQIVVEINQREGNWAQPQREVIVELVGVGEKYFTDDGGSYRWEFSEIGA